The window TTCCATCAGGTTGCAGTCTAGCAGATATGTACCACTTGTAAGGCTTCACACTACCATCAAATCCTCTGCACCTCGCATAAAACTTCTTTCTATCAGTCCAAACAGTCTTGGCATCAAACTCATGTTTCACTGCATAAGTCTTGAAACACATCCTAAACACCTTCATGCTTGGGAACAACTTGCCTACTTCAATGACAGGGTTTTCTTTGTCATACCCATGCACCAGCTCATCATCATGTGCATCATCTACTTCATCTGCAGCTTGTTCCATCAACTGTCCATCTACTTCATCATCAGCATTAGCAGGCAAACTAGATTCGCCCCTCTCCTGCTTATCTCTGTCATCGACTGGAATGCCAAAAAGTTTGGCCATCTCAATGCCAGGAATTGGTGCAATGACCAAATCAGTAGGCTCATCTAATTCAACTACATTCCAATCAACAGTTGCTGCAGTTTCAGTTTCAGTTCCAGTCACCTGTCCCTCTTCGGCTATTACTGTAAGTTCAGTACACATGGGAATCAATGGCCTCTGTGTAGCCCAATCATCATCTACCATCTGAGCAGCCAATTGTGATGGCACATATCCAACcttcaaaaaaatgttcagatCAACGAGCTCAGCAAAAAAATTAGCCCGTTTGCTTGTCAGCCCGTTTTGCCAATCGATTTCTTCAACAATCTGTTCACCATCTTCTATTCTCACATACTCTCATTTCCAATCATCAAACCACAACAGTGATACTTCTTGCTCTGGACCCCAAACAATATTCTCCCCAATTTTTCCACCCATTTCTTCACTGTCGTCTCTCCCATGTTCTGTAGAACTTGTGGATCAATCTCTGTAAACTCAACCTCCCATTTAACAATTGTGTCTCTCTCAATGTTCTGTATGCTACCATCAACTAATTTTGCCTTTGATGGAAAGAAATTGGCTGTCAATTCGAAGGTCCGAGCGGCAGCATCCCCTCTGTCAGTGGCGGACAGTGTGAGCCCCCCCCCCCTAATTTCATGCAAAATTGGATCGGAGAGAGGCGCATTACCTATTCGAAGTTGAATCTGGCGGCTCCATCTCAGTATGCCCACGGGCTCCCCTCACAACTTATCGATTCCGCAAGCGAAAACAGAGGAAACGAGCTGAGATCTACGGGCCTGAGAGAGCAACGGGAGGGCGACTAGGGTTTGAATTCACTCACCATTTTCTGAGGACGAAGGCTCCGCCGCCGTTGAGAACGAgggctccgccgccgccaccgagaaCGCAAGATCCGCCGCCACCGGAGAAGAAGGGGGGCAGAGTGGCGGGCCCGGCACGGTCGGGCGGCAGGGCACGGTCAGCTGTTTTGAGGAACAATTAAGTTGGACCCACATGTCCTAACATAAACGGGCGGGCTTGGTTGACGACCAATTTAACCACATTTAACACCCCCATGTGGCCCTGGGCTATTTACACGCTCAAATGTGTCGCACCACGGCCATTCGCTCGAACAACGTCGCACTCTTGCCAATTCACCTCAAAAACGTCGCACATGAGCTATTGGCCCTCTGGCATTATACCTGACCGGAAAAATTCTTTTACCCCCGCGATTACCTAATCCCTCATCACATCCCAATTCCTCTGGAACATGCGTGCAGGAAAACCATCAGGCCCCGGGGCTTTGAGCGAACCAATCTGAAAAAGCGCGTCCGCAATTTCCTTGTCAGAAAAAACTGCACACAAGCCTTCATTCATAGCATCAGTAACACGACGATCGATAAGCTCAATAATGGGATCATAGCATAGGGACGGATCAGCAGTGTACAAAGTGGTAAAGTAATCTGTCACCATGGATGCCATAGTAGTACTCTCTGTATGCACCACCCCTGTATCATCCATTAGTGACTTGATGCGGTTTTTTCGTGCTCTCCATACAGCCTTgcgatggaaaaactttgtattACGGTCACCCTCTCGCAGCCAGTCCACCCTTGAGCGTTGCATCCATAGCATCTCCTCCCTGTAAAGAAGCTCATTGAGGCGATTTGTGGCCTCTCGAATGGTGCACTGATCTGCATTCATGGCCATTACTTCCTCCAATCGGGTACGAGATTTATTAATGTCTTGTATCACATTACCAAACTTGCGTTTACTCCACCCTTGCAGCGTCTGCATGAGCTCGCCTAGTGCCGATGCAACGTCTCCAAGATTGCCCATCGTGCCTGCAGCCGACCAAGCATGCATGATGACTTCTGGGAGCGCAGGGTCACGTTCCCAAGCCACCTCATAATGCCTGCACCTCTTGCCCACATACTCCCTAGGTGGTTCGGCCACCCACCTTAGGAGAATGGGTATGTGATCAGACGATGGGGCCACCAAGTGCCGCACCGCCGCCTCCATGAATAAATCACGCCATGCATTGTTCGCCACCGCAAGGTCCAGCCGCACCTTGACGTTCGCACGTTCGGACCGCCGGTTATCAAATGTATACGGCAGCCCTGCAAAACCAAGGTCTCCAAGTCCACATAATTCCAAAACATCCCTGAAATCGATCATCTGACCTACTGAGCGCGGGGTGTCGGAGAAGTGCTCGAAGCCCCACATGGCCTCGTTGAAGTCGCCAATCGCCACCCAAGGCATATCCACGTGGTGATGAAGATCACGAAGGAGCGACCacatgtaggagatatgccctagaggcaataataaatgatattatttatctccgagttcacaattatgtttatgttccatgctataactgcaatgattctcgagtctgcaatatccacgaggctcggaggaagactcatatgcacgtgtggaataataaacggtaaggagtattcctagtctggcctctaagactagctcaagtgttgcatgatgattctgttttcctggtcatgggcatgtctatgccagcaatttgagggcacaatgttaagagaacatttgtgttgaatcgacccggattgatgttatgctatgagattcattcgttacaagtttattggtacataacagagagatggttaacgtttgcatgattccttagaccatgagagtatcgagtttcttcatgcttgcttcatgaactttggggtttgttaaacgtcatccgtaaatgggtggctattatggcggcttacgggttcatggaaaagtttgtcaagtaacttgatagctcaagattgggatttgctcctccgacgatggagagatatctctgggccctctcggtgttacggtatccatcatcgtctggccagacactttgtgatttgatcatggggatgccggaacatgataacgagaaaagagaacaataccggtaacgaggtaactagcatagtggacaagttgttgatccacgggaatgccaacatgtctcaccttgGGTATTtttaacatatcgcgaagcaacaggaatagcacacggcaactggaggttcactcgaatatttattcgtgtgggtataggggtcaatatgggtgtccacggctccgatgttgatcattgatcggaaggggttccgggtcatgtctatacttcaccgaacctatagggtcacacgcttaagggtcatctatcttctgaatactagacagggagtctgagagaaaatcaccgaaaaagtttcggacagcggaatcgtaccgcagagagaggtcaccggatgagtttcggtgaaaccgaaaaagttgtttcggggtatgccattaagtcaaaatgtttttggcacatgcctgataattcttggagggtgccagaatcattctggaaactttttggaattttcagaaataaaaaccgaaaatgtttcggagctgccggtaccgctttggctgtttttcgcagatgaaattcactaatctgaaattgtttcagaacgaatccaaaatcgttttagtgggtactggaattattctaagacccacagaaatattttcggatttagtggacgcgaaaaattgtcttcatgaatagtgaaaacgcattcttgtttgcttttcgcagatgaaaatcactaaaccaaaattgtttcggaatgcgttgaaaattattttagtgggtactggaaatgttctgagcccacataaatattttcagttcgaacggacgctgaaaaatgtcgtcatgaatagtgaaagtgctttttgcttggcttcttggagaagccaccttgagggcctttttggtatttccccccttggcttcttggagaaaccacccttgggcttggcctatatataggggtggagggggctgcctaaaggatcatcccttctcacatacaagtgccatgcttgatctggcttctctctccctcccagcgaaacagtttcgtagagccgaaaggctgtctgggttccggtaggaactagttctggacggcgaagccctgccggatagatgacaccgtatgtgtgcaactctgtagagagatcgtagctTCGGTCTTAGTttgtgagtgcctcccgaagggctgtccgtgtgaccgtccgagtttcgaaggtcctcccgaagggctgtccgagtgaccgttcgagtttcgaaggtccccccgaagggctgtccgcaacaccgtccggggggctgttcgaccgcctcccggagggctgtctgaggagaagatgagggtatacatcctcgcggttgggaggttgtaaatcctagctgcggggatctgcaccgccgatcgtcatcgactctacttcccgctgtgctacgagtcggtaacgaaaaagatcaaaccatgtatgcagtctccatagtaatcctgggctggtgcgtaggtcggaaaatttttgttttctgtcgcgttaccCTACACCACATGTGGTGGCGGTCCTCCGTTCGCGGCTCGCCGTAGACACAGGTGAGCCTCCAAGGGGGCTCCCCCGCCGTCGTCGTCACATACGCATCAATATATCGTTTATTCAAATCTTTTACATCGAGTTGCACAGATTCATGCCAAAAAAGAGCTAGACCACCACTAAAACCATCACTATCGACAGCTTCAAAACCATGTAAACCTAAACGAGAGCGGTATCTCTTCATCCTATCCTTCGACTGCCTAGTTTCACAAAGGAAAACGATACAAGGGGAATGAGCTTGTGCCAAGCTCACAAGGTCACGAACTGTCCGAGAGCTCCCCGCCCCTCGGCAGTTCCAACTTATAATACTCATTGCTCCTGACAGGGCGCCACCTGCGTCCCCGTCAGTTCACCAGCGGCCCCAAGGCCGGTTGCCTCCGTAGTGTGAGTAGCCTCCTCCTCCATAGCCTCTGGGTCAACAGCCGCACCACCTGCATAATTGGTTATGTGCTTCTTTGGCGTCCCCTCCACCATCTTGGCATCCTTATTTGCATGAGTGTGCACCACGATCACGGTCCTCTGAGCGTCCTGCCGACCAACATCCCCAAGATCACATGCAGTTCTCTTACCACCGAGAAACGTGAATGTTAGATTCTCTTTAAGCCTCCCAACATCTTCCAGGTCATCAAACAGAGTACGTAGTGTGGGTTTCTTCAGAGAGTGCAGTAGCATTATGATGGTCCACGGCTCCTGGATCACTTCTTCCTCTTTGAGATCGAATTCAGCGAGTACTTCCTCTTCCTCAACATCCTCACCTGCCATGAATTCCTCTGGATCGGCTACCTCTGACCTGTCCCTATTCCAGTCTGCCTGCTTCGCCGTCGGGCGAGCTGGTGGTTCCCTCCCATGCGCAACGATCGCTCGTATATCCGGGTTCGCTGCCAGGAGAGCTTCGGGTTCCTCAGTCGACGGCTTTGGGCGGGCAGCGTCCGCAAAGAGGGCCCCATGATCGCCCCCACCGCCCTCCGAGTTCCCCTCAGAAACCACTGGCACCTTCCCTAAAGCAGGCGTCGACGACGACATCGGTGTTACGGCAGATCGCAACGGCTTCGTAAACACGGGCGCTAAGAATTTATCAGGTGGATCACAGCGTTGCTGGTTTTTCTCAGGGTCGCCCTGCTGAGATTTGATCTGTACTCGGCCTTCATCTGTTTCTTAGCCAGGACGCCCTTGCGACCCGTCTGAACAAACGTGCTTTCTTAGACTTGCTTGTAAGTCTCTCTTCGACAATTACCAGCCCTTGGGCTATCATTGGCGACTTCAACCTCATCCTTCGCCGCTCCGATAAATCTTCCCCAAACTTCAACTCGATTGAGGCCATGCTTTTCTCTGACACTATCCAATCCATGCGACTACAAGACCTCCCCCTCCTCGACAGTCGCTATACATGGTCTAACCAACAAGACGCTCCCATCCTCGTTCGATTAGACCGGGCATTAGTTAACGTGGCCTGGGCCCAGCACTTCCCAGATAGCGCTCTCACCTCCTCCACTCGATCCACGTCAGACCACGTCCCAATCCAACTGTCGGCGGCCACTCAAATCCCAAAACCCTCGATCTTCCGGCTCAATAATGTCCTTCTAGCCAATCCCTCTTTCCGGAATAAGGTGGCTTCAAACTGGGCCAGCGTAGGGTCCCGACACCTTGTGAGGGGTTCGGTTGGGATGCTTGCCTTGCGCCTCAAGCGAACTCGAGATATGGCCAAAAAGTGGTCGGCTAACCTTCGTCTACCCACTACTTTGGCCAAGAACTGCCACACCACGATCAACCTCTTAGATAAGATGGAAGAATCCCGCATGCTCTCCCCCATTGAGCTTCATCTTTGGACCGCAGTTAAATTATCCTCTCTTTTTTGCGGGGGGGAAGGGGTTTTTCATTAATCAACCTGGATCAGAATGATCCATCTCACATAGTTCTACCACCCCATTTGAGCCGGACCACAACCAGACTGTGGTTTTAACATCCACTCTCCCAATCCTAGcaagctcatgactaaccctatTTCTTGAGCGCCTAACCGCTCTAACTACAACCTCTCTATCAGAATCCAGTAGCTCTTTTATCTCATGCACTAGGCAAGCATCCGGGGACCTATTAATATTTTTTTGGTTAAGCATCATCGCCGCTTCAGTGCTGTCCGTTTCCAGAATAAATGGTAAAGAGCTCCATTCCAACGCGAGTGCAACTCCCTCGCGACAAGATTGCAGTTCTGCCTCCAGCGCGTTATTGCATTTGAACAAGTGACGACATGAAGAGAAAATAATCTGACCGGTCGTGTCATGAAGCACCATCCCAGCACCTCCATTCATTTTTTGCTCAGCGAAAGCGCCATCTATGTTTAATTTAAGCCAGCCAGCGGGTGGTGGTTCCCAGCGCTCCAACGGCTGCTCCACCTTGTGCATGTCACGCACGCCCAGGCTGGCCTTGGCTGATACGTGACCCATCATGTCACCCAAGACCATCTTTCCTTTGACCATGTCTGCATGTGGGTGATGCTGAATGCACAAAAGGGAGGATATATACCCATGCAAGAACCTGCGGGATACATCCGTCGGTGGCGGAGCTTTGTCATGCGTGATTTCATTACGGACATGCCAGGACCGCCATAGTGTCATCAGTACCACCATGCGTGATGTATCAGAAAGCGGGTGGACGACGTCAAGAGCCACTCAGGCCCCGTGTTTTGGACTGCAGCGATGTCCGGGATCATCCAGTCCTTCGCCATTGCCCTCCAAAGGCTCACCGCACGTGGGCACCTGCACATTGCATGGAATCCATCCTCGCGTTCCGTCCCACAGAGAGGGCACATGTCATTAGTTTCCAACTGTCGCGAAAATTTATTTGCCCATGTAGCTAACGAGTTGGAGGCCAACCGCCAAGCAAAAACTCGTACCTTTGGAGGAGCAGGGCACCCCCATATAGTCTTCCAGATGGCGCGACGACCATCCGGTGCCCTGCTTGATGCGCTCGCCGATGGACGCTCGCGCTCATCCATGGCAAAGCGGTACGCCGACCGGACGGAGAAGACACCAGATTTCTCTGGTGCCCATGCGAGAACATCCTCAGGGGCTCGTGGAGATGTCCTGATGCTGGTGATGACGTCGATGTTGATGGGGAGGAAATACTGTCGGAGAAGATCCAAACACCAAGCTCCATGTCCATCCAGCAGGTCTGACACCCTCCTCAGCCTGCATGTACCCTGAGGAGTAATAAGCTCGCCTGATGGCTCCCTAGGCAGCCACCTATCACGCCAAATTCGAATTTGACGACCGCTCCCAACACGCCAAATCAACCCCTTTTTTAGGAGTTCCAAACCATGCATGATTGCCTGCCATGTTACCGATGCGTTGCCTGAGAATACCATGTCCTCAAGCCGCCCCTCCGGGTAGTAGCGAGCTTTTAGTACCTGCGCACAAAGACTCTCTGGTTTGGTTAGGAGACGCCACGCCTGGCGAGCAAGCAAGGCTTGGTTGAAGACTCTGAAGTCACAAAATCCTAGTCCGCCGCATTGTTTTTTCTTTTGAATTTTTGGCCACGACATCCAGTGAGTTTTTCTCTTCCCCTCCTTAGATCCCCACCAGAAATTACGGATCATCCTATTTAGATCATCACACACCGACATAGGAAGTTTGAATACCCCCATCATATATGTGGGAATGGCCTGAGCAACTGCTTTGATCATCGTCTCCTTTCCTGCAAGTGATAACGTATCTCCCCATGCAATTATTCTTTTCGTTAGATGAGCTTGGAGGT is drawn from Aegilops tauschii subsp. strangulata cultivar AL8/78 chromosome 1, Aet v6.0, whole genome shotgun sequence and contains these coding sequences:
- the LOC141037435 gene encoding uncharacterized protein encodes the protein MWSLLRDLHHHVDMPWVAIGDFNEAMWGFEHFSDTPRSVGQMIDFRDVLELCGLGDLGFAGLPYTFDNRRSERANVKVRLDLAVANNAWRDLFMEAAVRHLVAPSSDHIPILLRWVAEPPREYVGKRCRHYEVAWERDPALPEVIMHAWSAAGTMGNLGDVASALGELMQTLQGWSKRKFGNVIQDINKSRTRLEEVMAMNADQCTIREATNRLNELLYREEMLWMQRSRVDWLREGDRNTKFFHRKAVWRARKNRIKSLMDDTGVVHTESTTMASMVTDYFTTLYTADPSLCYDPIIELIDRRVTDAMNEGLCAVFSDKEIADALFQIGSLKAPGPDGFPARMFQRNWDVMRD